Proteins from one Ahaetulla prasina isolate Xishuangbanna chromosome 2, ASM2864084v1, whole genome shotgun sequence genomic window:
- the LOC131192822 gene encoding uncharacterized protein LOC131192822 gives MPNADAADAGADHQARPPLEKKRSSRPHPRPSGALLTSLGWGDTLSPERGTQDLHRVPPGSSQPKGLTATDGNGINAATVHLATGPSQAAGASRENRCQRKNTPGASPEARAGDPRSPKGPPSRPEKACHHCRSCQRRRSPDRWTRSAPPGKIAAGEDRSRAPPEAARSPPRITWLRRQSFTGTQGLKRVPPGLDWSKEAHRRISQSVA, from the coding sequence ATGCCCAATGCCGATGCTGCCGACGCCGGCGCCGACCACCAAGCCAGGCCGCCACTGGAGAAAAAACGTTCCAGTCGGCCCCATCCGAGGCCATCCGGAGCCCTCCTTACCTCCCTAGGCTGGGGAGACACCCTATCACCCGAgcgggggacccaagatctccacaGGGTCCCCCCTGGCTCGAGCCAGCCCAAAGGGCTCACCGCCACCGACGGCAATGGCATCAACGCCGCCACCGTCCACCTGGCCACCGGACCAAGCCAGGCCGCCGGCGCCAGCAGAGAGAATCGCTGCCAGAGAAAAAACACTCCGGGCGCCTCTCCCGAGGCCCGGGCaggggacccaagatctccaaagGGTCCCCCGAGCCGGCCTGAAAAGGCTTGCCACCATTGCCGGTCATGCCAACGGCGCCGCTCACCCGACCGCTGGACCAGGTCAGCGCCGCCGGGGAAAATTGCTGCTGGGGAAGATCGCTCCAGGGCTCCTCCTGAAGCCGCCCGAAGCCCACCTCGAATTACCTGGCTGAGGAGACAGTCCTTCACGGGGACCCAAGGTCTCAAAAGGGTCCCCCCTGGCCTAGACTGGTCGAAAGAGGCTCACCGCCGCATTTCTCAATCAGTGGCGtga